Genomic segment of Bacteroidales bacterium:
ACTATACGGAAGCCGGAGCCGGCCTTGGAAGCAGGGCACAGGTTTTAAAGGATGCGGATATGATATTCAGCATCACTCACCCTGCTGAGAGCATTCCTAAGGGCAAAATTCTGGTCTCGAACCTGGGGCCCCTGTCCAACAAGCCCCTGGTTGAAAAACTGGCCAGGGAGGGAGTAATAAGTTACAGTCTGGACATGATTCCCAGGTCCACACGTGCACAGGCGGTGGATGTGCTCTCATCCATGGCAACGGTGGCTGGATACAAATCGGTTTTGGTGGCAGCCGGATCGGTGCCGAAATTCTTTCCCATGTTTATGTCGGCCTCCGGGACCGTCAAACCATCCAGGGTGTTGATTCTGGGTGCGGGGGTTGCCGGATTACAGGCCCTGGCCACTGCAAGGAAACTGGGAGCCGTTGTGGAAGTATTTGATGTACGCGCAGCAGTTAAGGAAGAGGTGATGAGCCTGGGAGGAAAATTTGTGGAGGTCGAAGGAGCCAAAGACGAAGCATCCGCCGGAGGCTACGCTGTTGAGCAAACGGAGGAATACAAAAGGAAACAGGCGGCGTTGATCCAGCAACATGCAAAACAGGCAAATGTGCTTATCACCACTGCCCAGATTCCCGGGAAGAAGGCTCCGGTTCTGATTACAAAAGAGACGGTAGCTGATATGCAACCCGGATCAGTGATCGTTGACCTTGCAGCTTCCACCGGCGGAAATTGCGAACTGACAAAAAATGACGAAACGGTGGTCCACGGCGGGGTGACTATTATCGGAAATTCCAATTTTGCCTCCACCATGCCCTCAGATGCCAGTAAAATGCTTGGCAATAACTATCTGAATTTTCTGAACATGATGATTGGTGAGGACGGGAAAGTGAACCTCGATGTAGAGGATGAGATTGTGCAGCTCACCTGCATTACCCGTGACGGCGTCCTTGTAAATGAGCGCGTTAAGGAAGCCTAAAAAAAATTATTGAACGTATAACTTACAGATATGGAAAGCGTATTACAATTTTTCTATTCTAACAAAGAGGCTATTTTTATAATTGCCCTGACTATCTTCCTGGGCCTGGAGGTGATTTCCAATGTTCCTTCTGTATTGCATACCCCCCTGATGTCGGGGGCCAATGCTATCAGCGGAGTGATTATTATCGGCGGGATCATTCTGGTGGGTCATGCCGATCTGGCGAATCTGAGCGAGGGATTTAATTTGCTCAATCTGATCCTGGGAGTTTTTGCATTGCTTTTTGGAACGCTGAATGTGATTGGTGGTTTTGTGGTTACCGACCGCATGCTTGAAATGTTTAAAAAGAAGAAAAAATAGGTCCTGGCCATGAATACACTGAATATAACAAACGGAGATATTATACTTGAGTTTATATACCTGGTTTCGGCCCTCTTTTTTGTGGTGGGCCTGAAACTGTTAAGCCACCCTGATTCGGCCCGGCGCGGAAATCTTTGGGCAGCTTCTGGTATGATTATGGCTATGATTGCCACCATGGTTCTTCATCGCGATGAAGCAGGGGAAGGAATCAAAGGAAACAATCTGGCCATTATTCTCGGAGCTATTGCCCTGGGAGCTTTGATCGGTGCAGTGGTTGCCCGCCGCATTAAGAT
This window contains:
- a CDS encoding NAD(P) transhydrogenase subunit alpha; the encoded protein is MTIGVLKEGDHENRVVFLPEHVASLVKKEFSVLVEKGAGLRAFASDEDYTEAGAGLGSRAQVLKDADMIFSITHPAESIPKGKILVSNLGPLSNKPLVEKLAREGVISYSLDMIPRSTRAQAVDVLSSMATVAGYKSVLVAAGSVPKFFPMFMSASGTVKPSRVLILGAGVAGLQALATARKLGAVVEVFDVRAAVKEEVMSLGGKFVEVEGAKDEASAGGYAVEQTEEYKRKQAALIQQHAKQANVLITTAQIPGKKAPVLITKETVADMQPGSVIVDLAASTGGNCELTKNDETVVHGGVTIIGNSNFASTMPSDASKMLGNNYLNFLNMMIGEDGKVNLDVEDEIVQLTCITRDGVLVNERVKEA
- a CDS encoding NAD(P) transhydrogenase subunit alpha, with translation MESVLQFFYSNKEAIFIIALTIFLGLEVISNVPSVLHTPLMSGANAISGVIIIGGIILVGHADLANLSEGFNLLNLILGVFALLFGTLNVIGGFVVTDRMLEMFKKKKK